DNA from Desulfuromonas sp. AOP6:
TCCTTCCTGCGGGTTCGTGTGGAATGCCAGCTTCGATTCAGGTCTGATCGAATATTCAGAACGCTATGAAGAAACCCAGGGATATTCCCCCACCTTTGGCCGATTCCACCGCCAACTTGCCCTGGATCTGATCGAACGCTACGACCTGCGGCACAAACAGATCCTGGAAATCGGCTGTGGCAAGGGTGAGTTTCTGGCTCTGCTCTGTGAACTGGGAGGCAACCAGGGTATTGGCTTTGATCCGGCTTTTCGCCCCGGCCGGGTTGATATGCCGGCCGACGGAACGCTGCAATTCATTGCAGACCTGTATTCGGAAAAATATGCCTCCGTGCCGGCCGATTTTATCTGTTGCAAGATGACCCTGGAGCATATTTCCAACCCCAGGGACTTTGTTCACATGCTGCGCCAAGCCATCGGCGAGCGCAACGAGACGGTCGTGTTCATTCTGGTACCGGATGCCGGAAAGATTATCGCTGAAGGAGCCTTTGAAGATTTCTACTATGAGCATTGTTCCTATTTCTGTTCGGTCAGCCTCTGTCAGCTCTTTGCGGAGGCCGGCTTTTCGGTTTCTGCCGTCAAGTCCGTTTACGATGGACAATATTTGGCCCTTAGCGCCTTGCCTGACCCTTTGCCGGGCACGGTCCAAAAAACCGAGACAGACCAGCTCACTTTGCATCTGGCCGCTGTAAAAAATTTAGCCGACCACTGTTTCGACCAGCGCGAGAGATGGAAGGCTCGTTTGATGGACTGGCGGCAGAGTCATGAAAAAGTCGTACTTTGGGGCTCCGGTTCCAAAGCCGTGGGCTTTCTCACGGCGGTAGAAGTGCCTGGAGCCATCGCCGCCGTAGTCGACATCAATCCTCACAAGTCAGGCACGTTTATGCCGGCAAGCGGGTTGCCGATTGTGTCACCTGCGTCGTTGCGTGACGATCCACCAAAGCACGTTATTGTCATGAATCCCATTTACTGCCGGGAAATTGCTTTGCAACTGCAAGGATATGGCTTGAACCCTCAGATATTTACCTTGAGGAACGGTCAATGGAACTGGGAGGAATAACCTGTTGAAGCAAGGGCCGCAGTGGAAAATCTTCATTTTATTGTTTGCCTGGACCCTGGTCTTCTGGCCCGTGCTGCCCCCTATGGTCGAAGCCTGGCTCAGCCACTCGGATAATTCCCATGCCCTTCTGGTTCCCTTCATCTCCCTTTATTTCGCCTGGGGCATGAGGGAGGAATTGACCAGGATACCTCTCACTCCTTCAGTGACCGGTGGTGTTGTCCTGCTGATCAGCCTGCTGCTCTACCTGGTCAGTCTGGTCGGGGGGATCGTTGTCACCGCCCGCATCATGCTGGTTGCCTCCCTGATCGGGCTCATCTGGTGCTGTCTTGGCGGCGCCATGGTCAGGCGTCTGGCCTTTCCTCTCGGGTTTCTCTTTTTCATGATTCCTGTTCCAGTCACTTTGCTGGGAATGATCTCTTTTCCCTTGCAGATGATCGCGACCAAGATCTCAGCCGGCGTCATCTCTTTCTGCTCCATCCCCGTCTACCGGGAGGGCAACATGCTCTATTTTGTGAATACGCAGCTTGAAGTGGCCGAAGCCTGCAGCGGCATTCGCTCGATCATGTCGATGGTCATGCTCAGTGTCATCTTTGCTTATATGGCAACTCCCGGTTGGTGGCGAAAGTTCGCGTTGGTTCTTTCCGCAATTCCCATTGCCATGCTGGCCAACATTGTGCGGGTCAGTGGAACCGGTGTCCTGGCCCATTTCTGGGGGGATCAGGTGGCGCGGGGATTCATGCACGATTTTTCCGGGATGGCGGTGTTCGCCTTTGGTCTGATCGTTCTATTCATTGAATTTTCACTGATTAATCGGATCAAGGCGGCTGCCCCCGCGGAGCGATCCGACAACAAGGCGAGATAGAATGATAAACAATAAGGCCTTCTTTTTTGCTCTGTTTCTCTTGCTGCTTACCCTTGGCCTCACTATATGGCAGGGGCAGCGCGGCAAGCCGGCCGTATTGCAGACCCGTCTGGAGACTTTGCCCAAAGACCTGGCCGGGTATCTGGGGAGAGATAACCGCTTTCCCGACTCGGTCTATCGTGAGTTGAATGCTGACCTGCATGTCTACCGGCACTATCTGGGTACGAACGGCCAGGTCGACCTGTATATCGGTTATTACGGCACCGCCAAAGGGGGACGCACCGGGCACAACCCCTATGCCTGTCTGCCTGGTGCCGGTTGGGCGATTGTCGAGAGTAGTGCCATCCAGGTGCCGACGAGTTATCGGCCCGAGGGCGTCACCCTGAATTACGTCGTGGCCCACAAGGATGGAGTGAACAATGTCCTGCTGCACTGGTACCAGTCCGACGGAACCAAAGTCCTGGCCAACGGGTTTCAGCAGAACATCCAGCGTTTTGTCGGGCGCATTCTGCACAATCGCAACGATGGCGCCTACGTGCAGGTATCGGCCTTCACCACAGGCGATGAGGTGGCCTCAACTCGGCTGAAGCTGGAAAATTTTGCCCGAGAAGTTCTCAACCTCCTGCCGGAGTACTGGCCGGTAGAAGGGTAGAAAGCTGGTTTCATTTTGTGGAGGGAAGATGACAGCGTTGATTTTCTGGATTTCCCTGATGGTCGTCTTTTATGTCTACGTCGGTTATCCACTGACGGCGTGGCTGCTTGGGCTGTTCTGGCTTCGCCCTGTCCTGCGGCAGCCAATTCGACCCAAAGTTTCCATCCTGATTGCCGCTTTCAACGAAGAAGAAGCCATCGCCGCGACGATTGAAAACAAGCTCGCCCTCGATTACCCCCAAGAGTTGCTGGAGATAGTTGTCGTTTCGGATGAATCGACCGATGCGACGGATTCCATCGTGCAAACATATGCCGACAGAGGCGTACGGCTGTTGCGACAAACACCCCGGGCCGGGAAAACCGCCGCGCTCAACCTTGCCGTGCCGCAGGCTGCCGGCGACATCCTCGTTTTTTCCGATGCCAACTCCCTCTATGCGCCCGACGCTCTCGGCTTCCTTGTCCAAAATTTTGCTGATCCCGAGGTCGGCTACGTAACCGGGAAGATGATCTACGTCAGCCCTGACGGGTCCACCGTGGGGGACGGTTGCTCGTCTTATATGAGGTACGAGAACCGCCTGCGTGAGCTGGAGACGCGGCTCGGCTCGGTGGTCGGTGTCGATGGTGGCATCGACGCCATGCGCAAGGACTTGTACCGGTCACTGAACCCGGATCAGCTGCCTGACTTCGTGCAGCCCCTCAAGGTCGTTGAGCAAGGCTTCCGGGTGGTCTACGACTCCCGGGCTCTGTTGCGAGAATCTACCCTCAAGGCGACGGCTGACGAATACCGGATGCGGGTGCGGGTCTCACTGCGGGCCTTTTGGGCGCTGTACGACATGCGAACCCTGCTCGGTTTTTCAGTAAATCCACTCTTTGCCTGGCAGCTCTGGTCCCACAAGGTACTGCGCTATCTCTGCTTTGTCTTTCTTGCCGCCGCCTGGCTCAGCAACCTGTTACTGCTAGAGGACGGCCTGTTTTATCAGGTGTTCTTCTTTTTTCAGTCTGCCGGGTATGCCGGCGCCGCGGCCATTCCTTACTTGGGCAATTACAGTAAGTGGTACAGACTGTTGGCCTTTGGGCGATACTTTGTGCTCCTGAACCTTGCTGCCGCGCACGCCTTCGGCAAGTTCCTGCTCGGCAAGAAACAGATAGTCTGGACACCGAGGAAAGGGTAGGGGTGAAAATACTTCACGTCATAGATTCCGGCGGTCTTTACGGTGCCGAGATCATGCTTCTGGGGCTGATGGCCGAACAGGTTCGGCAAGGGCTTGCGCCGGTGCTGGCAAGTATTGGTGAGCCGACCGTAGAGGAAAAACCTCTGGAGGTTGAAGCCCGCAAGCGGGGTCTGCCGATGGAGATATTCAGGATGCGCCCGGGCCCCAACCTTTTGGGAGCGATGCAGATTATGCGGTTTGCCCGCGAAAAGAGGTTTAACGTGCTGCATTCCCACGGCTACAAGGGAAACATTCTGTTTGGACTGCTGCCACGACAGCTGCGCCGGTTGCCGATGGTGACCACCGTCCACGGCTGGACGAGTACAGGGCGCTGGCAAAGCCGCATGGCGTTATACGAAGCGCTCGATGGGTTAAGCCTCCGTTGCATCGATCGCGTCGTTGTAGTCAACGAAGGGATGCTCGCGCATCCCCGCTTGCAGGGCCGACGGGCAGGCAAGGTGCAGATCATCAATAACGGGCTGTCAGAGGCGCCGGTTGCAGCACCTGCTCTGGATCCCGAGATCGTTCGGTTTTGCCAGCGGGGACCGACCTTGGGCGCTATCGGGCGACTCTCGCCAGAAAAAGGTTTTGACGTTCTGCTGCAGGCCTTTGCCCTCTGCCGTTCGAAACAGCCTCAGGTCCGTTTGCTGATACTGGGCGAAGGCGGCGAGCGGCTGCGACTTGAAGCCCTGGTCAAGGAATTGGGGTTGAGCGACTACGTGGCCATGCCAGGGTATCGTCCTGGTGCCAGCGCTTACCTGCCGCTGCTGCGCGGACTGGTTCTATCTTCCCATACCGAAGGGCTGCCGATGGTTCTGCTCGAAGCCATGCAGGCCGGGATTCCCATCGCCGCCACCGCCGTCGGCGGCATTCCGTCGGTTCTGGATAACGGAAACTGTGGACTGCTGGTTCCTGCGGCCGAGCCTGACCTGTTAGCCGAGGCCATGCTTGAACTGGTCGCGCAGGATGAAGATTGTTGCCTTCGGTTGCAAAGAGCGAAAAAACGTGTTTGTGAAAAATATTCCAGTCAGGCTATGGCCAATGCCTACCTGGGTGTTTACCGATCATTAGCGTGAAGGGCCGGTCATGACAGCAGCGGTTTCTCACATTCAGCATACGTTCAGACACGCTGTGGTCTACAGTGGGGCCAGCATTCTGTCCCGCATTGTCGGCTTCCTCATGCTTCCGGTCTACTCTCACTATCTCAGGGGGGAGGGGTACGGCATCATCGGTATGATCGACGTGGTTCTGTCGATGATGACACTGGTGGTGGGGTACGGCATTGCCGGCGCCATGGGGCGCTTCTATTTCGAGCAAAAAACCGAGCAGGAGCGCAAGACCCTGGTATCGACCACCATGGCCCTTATGCTGGCCATGGTGCTACTGGTGTCCTCTCCGGTGCTGATATTTCATGAATCCGTCGCCTGGCTTGCCCTGGGCAGTCGGGAATACGGTTACTACCTGGTTATCGCCGCGCTGGCTTTCATTTGCGAGATGAGTGCCAAAGCACCGGAAGCCTATATCCTGCTGCGGCAGAAACCCTTCCTGATCTCTTTTCTGTCACTAGGGCGCCTAGTACTTGGATTGTCTCTCAATATCTACCTGATCGTCTCTCTTGAAATGGGAGTGTTGGGATATCTGTATGCCTCCCTGCTTACCGGCATAGCAACCACCGTGGTTATGCATGGTTATGCCCTGTATCACGTCGGTTTCGGTTTCGACAGAAAGGTCATCCATAAGATTCTCCGATTCAGCCTGCCGCTGTTGCCTGGGTACGTTGCCATGTTCGTCAGGGGCAATGCCGACCGCGTGATTCTAAGAACCTACCTTGGCCTGGCACAGCTTGGCGCCTTCGAGATGCTGTTCAAGTTCGCGACTCTGCTGGGGGTGTTGATCGTCGAACCCTTTTCCAAAATATGGAACGTCAAACGCTACGAGATCTGCGACGCCCCTGAGGGGCCCGAGACCATGGCCCGAATGTTCAGCCTTCAGTTGGCCCTACTGCTTTTTTTCGGCCTTATTCTTTCACTCGAAATCCCTTTGCTGTTGAGAGTAATGACTCCACCGGAATTCTGGGTGGGTGGCGGCATCGTGTCGTTGGCTGTCGTTTCGCGGATACTCAACGCCGCCTACCAGCAGGTCAGTTTCGGTCTGATCTATGCCAAGAAGACCTTTAATATTTCCGTGATTCAGGGAGTGACGGCAACTCTTAGCATAGCGTTCAATTTTTTACTGATACCCCGGTACGGCATTTTGGGCGCTGTGTTGGCTTCATGCCTGGTGGCTTTGTGTCAATGTGTCATGGCCCATTATATGTCTGTCGGCTATTACCCGATCCCTTTCCAGTGGGGCAAAATTGCCCAGATGACGCTGGCGGCAGCCACTATTTACATTCTAGTTGGGCCCGTCTCCGTCGATTCCTTCGGTTTAGCTCCATGGCTGAACCAAACCCTCAAACCCAGTGTCGCTAGCATGATGACTGCCATGCACCTCGACGCTATCAAGGATGGCAAGCTTTTGCTGTATGTGACCGACAATATCCCACTCGTGGTCGAAGGGACGATTAAACTGTTCCTGGCTTTTTCTTTTCTGCCGATTCTGATTTTCATGGGGATTGTTCCGCGTCGACTTTTCAGATGGCAGGTGTTGTGTCACCCGCTTCGAGCGTTTGCAGGAGGGTGAGGCCTGTCCATTAGCTTCCATAAAATAAGGTGTGTTTGATGGCCGGTATC
Protein-coding regions in this window:
- a CDS encoding class I SAM-dependent methyltransferase gives rise to the protein MNISACPCCHGKNGQVFYQVGSTPANSCLLIPSRQEALEFPCGILDLACCPSCGFVWNASFDSGLIEYSERYEETQGYSPTFGRFHRQLALDLIERYDLRHKQILEIGCGKGEFLALLCELGGNQGIGFDPAFRPGRVDMPADGTLQFIADLYSEKYASVPADFICCKMTLEHISNPRDFVHMLRQAIGERNETVVFILVPDAGKIIAEGAFEDFYYEHCSYFCSVSLCQLFAEAGFSVSAVKSVYDGQYLALSALPDPLPGTVQKTETDQLTLHLAAVKNLADHCFDQRERWKARLMDWRQSHEKVVLWGSGSKAVGFLTAVEVPGAIAAVVDINPHKSGTFMPASGLPIVSPASLRDDPPKHVIVMNPIYCREIALQLQGYGLNPQIFTLRNGQWNWEE
- a CDS encoding glycosyltransferase, whose translation is MKILHVIDSGGLYGAEIMLLGLMAEQVRQGLAPVLASIGEPTVEEKPLEVEARKRGLPMEIFRMRPGPNLLGAMQIMRFAREKRFNVLHSHGYKGNILFGLLPRQLRRLPMVTTVHGWTSTGRWQSRMALYEALDGLSLRCIDRVVVVNEGMLAHPRLQGRRAGKVQIINNGLSEAPVAAPALDPEIVRFCQRGPTLGAIGRLSPEKGFDVLLQAFALCRSKQPQVRLLILGEGGERLRLEALVKELGLSDYVAMPGYRPGASAYLPLLRGLVLSSHTEGLPMVLLEAMQAGIPIAATAVGGIPSVLDNGNCGLLVPAAEPDLLAEAMLELVAQDEDCCLRLQRAKKRVCEKYSSQAMANAYLGVYRSLA
- a CDS encoding glycosyltransferase family 2 protein; translation: MTALIFWISLMVVFYVYVGYPLTAWLLGLFWLRPVLRQPIRPKVSILIAAFNEEEAIAATIENKLALDYPQELLEIVVVSDESTDATDSIVQTYADRGVRLLRQTPRAGKTAALNLAVPQAAGDILVFSDANSLYAPDALGFLVQNFADPEVGYVTGKMIYVSPDGSTVGDGCSSYMRYENRLRELETRLGSVVGVDGGIDAMRKDLYRSLNPDQLPDFVQPLKVVEQGFRVVYDSRALLRESTLKATADEYRMRVRVSLRAFWALYDMRTLLGFSVNPLFAWQLWSHKVLRYLCFVFLAAAWLSNLLLLEDGLFYQVFFFFQSAGYAGAAAIPYLGNYSKWYRLLAFGRYFVLLNLAAAHAFGKFLLGKKQIVWTPRKG
- the xrtA gene encoding exosortase A, whose product is MKQGPQWKIFILLFAWTLVFWPVLPPMVEAWLSHSDNSHALLVPFISLYFAWGMREELTRIPLTPSVTGGVVLLISLLLYLVSLVGGIVVTARIMLVASLIGLIWCCLGGAMVRRLAFPLGFLFFMIPVPVTLLGMISFPLQMIATKISAGVISFCSIPVYREGNMLYFVNTQLEVAEACSGIRSIMSMVMLSVIFAYMATPGWWRKFALVLSAIPIAMLANIVRVSGTGVLAHFWGDQVARGFMHDFSGMAVFAFGLIVLFIEFSLINRIKAAAPAERSDNKAR
- a CDS encoding oligosaccharide flippase family protein, with translation MTAAVSHIQHTFRHAVVYSGASILSRIVGFLMLPVYSHYLRGEGYGIIGMIDVVLSMMTLVVGYGIAGAMGRFYFEQKTEQERKTLVSTTMALMLAMVLLVSSPVLIFHESVAWLALGSREYGYYLVIAALAFICEMSAKAPEAYILLRQKPFLISFLSLGRLVLGLSLNIYLIVSLEMGVLGYLYASLLTGIATTVVMHGYALYHVGFGFDRKVIHKILRFSLPLLPGYVAMFVRGNADRVILRTYLGLAQLGAFEMLFKFATLLGVLIVEPFSKIWNVKRYEICDAPEGPETMARMFSLQLALLLFFGLILSLEIPLLLRVMTPPEFWVGGGIVSLAVVSRILNAAYQQVSFGLIYAKKTFNISVIQGVTATLSIAFNFLLIPRYGILGAVLASCLVALCQCVMAHYMSVGYYPIPFQWGKIAQMTLAAATIYILVGPVSVDSFGLAPWLNQTLKPSVASMMTAMHLDAIKDGKLLLYVTDNIPLVVEGTIKLFLAFSFLPILIFMGIVPRRLFRWQVLCHPLRAFAGG
- a CDS encoding exosortase C-terminal domain/associated protein EpsI — translated: MINNKAFFFALFLLLLTLGLTIWQGQRGKPAVLQTRLETLPKDLAGYLGRDNRFPDSVYRELNADLHVYRHYLGTNGQVDLYIGYYGTAKGGRTGHNPYACLPGAGWAIVESSAIQVPTSYRPEGVTLNYVVAHKDGVNNVLLHWYQSDGTKVLANGFQQNIQRFVGRILHNRNDGAYVQVSAFTTGDEVASTRLKLENFAREVLNLLPEYWPVEG